One part of the Glycine soja cultivar W05 chromosome 11, ASM419377v2, whole genome shotgun sequence genome encodes these proteins:
- the LOC114373389 gene encoding nodulin-20-like, translated as MRVVLIILFLFIGAAVAEDAGIDAITPEEGKANNIIEAYESPRFQKFVIHCSSHVTQTCSGNDPLNNQGASRMNSPFGLSFCLFDSMEKCLADHKASLKDPQDNNNLASMSSLPGSIQNQQLLIETVKFRAVLKTCSHVSAQYCFTNPNVAKSALADCLMQWRSQKNDKAWAKI; from the coding sequence ATGAGAgtggtattaattattttattcctgTTTATAGGTGCAGCAGTTGCAGAAGACGCTGGTATTGATGCCATTACTCCTGAAGAAGGCAAAGCCAATAATATTATTGAGGCGTATGAGTCACCTAGATTCCAAAAGTTTGTGATACATTGCAGCTCACATGTTACTCAAACATGCAGTGGAAATGATCCATTAAATAATCAGGGGGCCAGTAGAATGAATAGTCCATTTGGGCTGTCTTTTTGCCTTTTCGATTCTATGGAGAAGTGCTTGGCAGACCATAAAGCCTCACTTAAAGATCCCCAAGATAACAACAACCTAGCTTCAATGTCGTCTCTTCCTGGCTCAATCCAAAATCAGCAACTCCTCATTGAGACTGTAAAATTCAGAGCCGTCTTGAAAACCTGTTCCCATGTCAGTGCACAATATTGTTTCACTAATCCTAACGTTGCTAAATCGGCTTTAGCGGATTGTCTCATGCAGTGGCGGAGCCAGAAAAATGATAAAGCCTgggcaaaaatttaa
- the LOC114373390 gene encoding uncharacterized protein LOC114373390, with product MDHRFSEGSNIILDCFSCLDPKNSFSKFDVDKLARLADIYHADFSDDDRGTIRDQLETYVLQVRRNASFSTCEDVQSLAMKMVQTEKHLVFPLVYKLIELALILPVSTASVERAFSAMKIIKSKLRNKINDVWFNDLMVCYTEREIFKSLDDIDIIRTFTAKKSRKGHLPRNFI from the coding sequence ATGGATCACCGCTTTAGTGAAGGAAGTAACATTATACTTGATTGCTTCTCATGTCTTGACCCCAAGAACTCTTTCTCCAAGTTTGATGTTGATAAGCTTGCTCGTCTTGCTGATATTTATCATGCAGACTTTTCTGATGATGACCGAGGAACAATTAGGGATCAACTTGAAACTTATGTGCTTCAAGTGAGAAGAAATGCTTCTTTTTCCACTTGTGAAGATGTTCAAAGTTTGGCTATGAAGATGGTTCAAACTGAGAAACATTTGGTATTTCCATTGGTTTATAAACTTATTGAGCTAGCTTTGATATTGCCGGTGTCGACAGCATCCGTTGAAAGAGCTTTTTCAGCAATGAAGATTATCAAGTCTAAATTACGCAATAAGATCAACGATGTGTGGTTCAATGACTTGATGGTATGTTACACCGAGCGGGAGATATTCAAGTCActtgatgatattgatattattCGAACATTTACCGCAAAGAAGTCTCGGAAAGGACACTTGCCtcgtaattttatttaa